In one Streptomyces marincola genomic region, the following are encoded:
- the yajC gene encoding preprotein translocase subunit YajC, which yields MDIAFLFPFILLIGVMFLMTRSAKNRQREALAMRDSMQPGSGVRTIGGLYAEVKEVREDTVLVEIAPGVHTVFTKNAIAAVLDAEEYARIISGEDAYADGEEPVVPDDASSLTEGGEKRIGLDKNDAEDRDRTESRDARDDDGENGTAKS from the coding sequence GTGGACATCGCGTTTCTCTTCCCGTTCATTCTGCTCATCGGTGTCATGTTCCTCATGACGCGCTCCGCCAAGAACCGGCAGCGCGAGGCTCTGGCGATGAGGGACTCGATGCAGCCGGGCTCCGGGGTGCGGACCATCGGGGGCCTGTACGCCGAGGTGAAGGAGGTCCGCGAGGACACCGTTCTCGTCGAGATCGCGCCGGGCGTGCACACCGTGTTCACGAAGAACGCCATCGCCGCGGTCCTGGACGCCGAGGAGTACGCCAGGATCATCAGCGGTGAGGACGCCTACGCCGACGGTGAGGAGCCGGTCGTCCCCGACGACGCCTCCTCGCTGACCGAGGGCGGGGAAAAGCGGATCGGGCTCGACAAGAACGACGCCGAGGACCGCGATCGCACCGAGTCGCGGGACGCCAGGGACGACGACGGCGAGAACGGAACTGCCAAGTCCTGA
- the ruvB gene encoding Holliday junction branch migration DNA helicase RuvB has translation MSANEQAGGEAAERLVGAAADGEDLAVEAALRPKDLEEFIGQTRVREQLDLVLRAARARGGTADHVLLSGSPGLGKTTLSMIIAAEMGAPIRITSGPAIQHAGDLAAILSSLTEGEVLFLDEIHRMSRPAEEMLYMAMEDFRVDVVVGKGPGATAIPLELPPFTLVGATTRAGLLPPPLRDRFGFTGHMEFYEPPELERVVRRSAGLLGVEVTAEGAAEIAGRSRGTPRIANRLLRRVRDYAQVRSDGIVTRETATRALAVYEVDERGLDRLDRAVLNALLKLFGGGPVGLSTLSVAVGEERETVEEVAEPFLVREGLLARTPRGRVATPAAWHHLGLQPPRSPAGGGQDGLFGG, from the coding sequence ATGAGCGCGAACGAACAGGCAGGCGGCGAGGCGGCGGAACGCCTGGTGGGGGCCGCGGCGGACGGCGAGGACCTGGCGGTCGAGGCGGCTCTGCGGCCCAAGGACCTGGAGGAGTTCATCGGGCAGACCCGGGTCCGCGAGCAGCTCGACCTCGTGCTGCGCGCGGCGCGGGCCCGCGGGGGGACCGCGGACCACGTCCTGCTCTCGGGCTCGCCCGGCCTCGGCAAGACCACGCTCTCCATGATCATCGCCGCCGAGATGGGGGCCCCGATCCGCATCACCTCGGGCCCGGCCATCCAGCACGCGGGCGACCTCGCGGCGATCCTCTCCTCGCTGACCGAGGGCGAGGTGCTGTTCCTCGACGAGATCCACCGCATGTCGAGGCCCGCCGAGGAGATGCTGTACATGGCGATGGAGGACTTCCGGGTCGACGTCGTCGTCGGCAAGGGCCCGGGCGCGACCGCGATCCCCCTGGAGCTGCCGCCGTTCACCCTGGTCGGCGCGACCACGCGGGCCGGGCTGCTGCCGCCGCCGCTGCGCGACCGGTTCGGCTTCACCGGGCACATGGAGTTCTACGAGCCGCCCGAGCTTGAGCGCGTCGTGCGCCGTTCCGCGGGGCTGCTCGGCGTCGAGGTCACGGCGGAGGGCGCGGCCGAGATCGCCGGCCGTTCCCGCGGCACCCCCCGCATCGCCAACCGCCTGCTGCGCCGGGTCCGCGACTACGCCCAGGTGCGGTCCGACGGCATCGTCACGCGTGAGACGGCGACGCGGGCGCTGGCCGTGTACGAGGTCGACGAGCGGGGCCTCGACCGGCTCGACCGCGCGGTGCTGAACGCCCTGCTCAAGCTGTTCGGCGGCGGACCCGTCGGCCTTTCGACGCTGTCCGTCGCGGTGGGGGAGGAGCGGGAGACGGTCGAGGAGGTCGCCGAGCCGTTCCTGGTGCGGGAGGGCCTGCTGGCCCGCACCCCGCGCGGACGGGTCGCGACCCCGGCCGCGTGGCACCACCTCGGGCTCCAGCCGCCCCGTTCCCCGGCCGGCGGCGGGCAGGACGGATTGTTCGGCGGCTGA
- the ruvA gene encoding Holliday junction branch migration protein RuvA: MIAFVQGPVAALAPGSAVVEVGGVGIVVQCTPGTLAGLRQGEPSRLATSLVVREDSLTLYGFADEDERQVFELLQSASGVGPRLAQAMLAVHTPEALRRAVAAGDEKALTAVPGIGKKGAQKLLLELKDRLGEPRGTGAAATTRPTAAAAGWRDQLHAALVGLGYVPREADEAVAAVTPQAEAAAAEGAAPAVSQLLRAALQTLNRTR, from the coding sequence ATGATCGCGTTCGTCCAGGGGCCCGTCGCGGCCCTGGCCCCCGGCTCCGCCGTCGTGGAGGTCGGGGGCGTCGGCATCGTCGTCCAGTGCACCCCGGGCACGCTCGCCGGGCTGCGCCAGGGCGAGCCGTCCAGGCTGGCCACCTCGCTCGTGGTCCGCGAGGACTCGCTCACCCTCTACGGCTTCGCCGACGAGGACGAACGGCAGGTGTTCGAGCTGCTCCAGTCCGCCAGCGGCGTCGGGCCGCGACTGGCCCAGGCGATGCTCGCCGTGCACACGCCCGAGGCCCTGCGCCGGGCCGTCGCCGCCGGCGACGAGAAGGCGCTCACGGCGGTGCCCGGCATCGGCAAGAAGGGGGCCCAGAAGCTGCTCCTTGAGCTGAAGGACAGGCTCGGCGAGCCCCGGGGCACCGGCGCCGCGGCCACCACGCGCCCGACGGCCGCCGCGGCGGGCTGGCGGGACCAGCTGCACGCCGCGCTCGTCGGTCTCGGCTACGTGCCGCGCGAGGCCGACGAGGCGGTCGCGGCCGTCACCCCGCAGGCCGAGGCCGCGGCGGCCGAGGGGGCCGCCCCGGCCGTGTCGCAGCTGCTGCGTGCCGCCCTCCAGACACTCAACCGCACCCGGTAG
- the ruvC gene encoding crossover junction endodeoxyribonuclease RuvC has protein sequence MRVMGVDPGLTRCGVGVVDGSTGRPLHMAAVGVLRTPADEETARRLVMIERGIEEWLDAHSPDVVAVERVFSQHNIRTVMGTAQASAVAMLCAARRGLPLALHTPSEVKAAVTGSGRADKAQVGAMVTRLLRLREAPRPADAADALALAICHIWRAPAHDRLRRARAVAHPEHGTIRSKGSTPS, from the coding sequence GTGCGAGTCATGGGCGTGGACCCGGGGCTGACGCGCTGCGGGGTGGGGGTGGTGGACGGCAGCACCGGGCGCCCGCTGCACATGGCGGCCGTCGGCGTCCTGCGCACCCCGGCGGACGAGGAGACCGCGCGGCGCCTGGTCATGATCGAGCGGGGCATCGAGGAATGGCTCGACGCGCACAGCCCCGATGTCGTCGCCGTCGAGCGGGTCTTCAGCCAGCACAACATCAGGACGGTCATGGGCACGGCCCAGGCCAGCGCCGTGGCCATGCTCTGCGCGGCCCGCCGCGGACTGCCGCTCGCCCTGCACACCCCCAGCGAGGTGAAGGCCGCCGTCACCGGCAGCGGCCGGGCCGACAAGGCCCAGGTCGGCGCCATGGTGACCCGGTTGCTCAGGCTCCGCGAGGCACCGCGCCCGGCCGACGCGGCCGATGCCCTGGCCCTGGCGATCTGCCACATCTGGCGCGCACCCGCCCACGACCGCCTGCGCCGGGCCCGCGCGGTGGCCCACCCGGAGCACGGCACCATCCGATCGAAGGGCAGCACCCCGTCATGA
- a CDS encoding YebC/PmpR family DNA-binding transcriptional regulator yields MSGHSKWATTKHKKAVIDAKRGKLFAKLIKNIEVAARTGGGDPDGNPTLYDAIQKAKKSSVPNNNIERAVKRGAGLEAGGADYQTIMYEGYGPNGVAVLIECLTDNRNRAASDVRVAMTRNGGSMADPGSVSYLFNRKGVVLVPKGGLTEDDVLGAVLDAGAEEVNDLGESFEVLSEAGDLVAVRTALQDAGIDYDSAEAAFVPTMQVELDEDGARKIFRLIDALEDSDDVQNVFANFDVADDVMAKVDA; encoded by the coding sequence GTGTCCGGCCACTCCAAGTGGGCAACCACCAAGCACAAGAAGGCCGTGATCGATGCCAAGCGCGGCAAGCTGTTCGCCAAGCTGATCAAGAACATCGAGGTCGCGGCGCGCACGGGGGGCGGGGACCCGGACGGCAACCCCACGCTCTACGACGCCATCCAGAAGGCCAAGAAGAGCTCGGTCCCGAACAACAACATCGAGCGTGCCGTCAAGCGCGGCGCGGGACTCGAAGCGGGCGGCGCGGACTACCAGACGATCATGTACGAGGGCTACGGCCCCAACGGCGTCGCCGTGCTGATCGAGTGCCTCACCGACAACAGGAACCGGGCGGCCTCCGACGTGCGCGTCGCCATGACCCGCAACGGCGGCTCCATGGCCGACCCCGGCTCGGTCTCCTACCTGTTCAACAGGAAGGGCGTCGTCCTGGTCCCCAAGGGCGGGCTGACGGAGGACGACGTCCTCGGCGCCGTTCTCGACGCGGGCGCGGAGGAGGTCAACGACCTGGGCGAGTCCTTCGAGGTGCTGAGCGAGGCGGGCGACCTGGTCGCGGTCCGCACGGCCCTCCAGGACGCCGGGATCGACTACGACTCGGCCGAGGCGGCGTTCGTGCCGACCATGCAGGTCGAGCTCGACGAGGACGGTGCCCGCAAGATCTTCCGGCTGATCGACGCGCTGGAGGACAGCGACGACGTGCAGAACGTCTTCGCCAACTTCGATGTCGCCGACGACGTCATGGCCAAGGTCGACGCCTAG
- the pdxT gene encoding pyridoxal 5'-phosphate synthase glutaminase subunit PdxT produces the protein MTTPVVGVLALQGDVREHLAALTGAGVRAVSVRRPEELASVDGLVIPGGESTAISKLAVAFGLLGPLRERVRDGLPVYGSCAGMIMLADKILDPRSGQETVGGIDMIVRRNAFGRQNESFEAAVEVAGVPGGPVHGVFIRAPWVESIGAAAEPVAEYGGHTVAVRQGALLATAFHPELTGDHRVHALFADMVRAAR, from the coding sequence GTGACGACCCCCGTCGTCGGCGTGCTCGCCCTCCAGGGCGACGTGCGCGAACATCTCGCCGCGCTCACCGGGGCCGGCGTACGGGCTGTTTCCGTGCGCCGCCCCGAGGAGCTGGCCTCGGTGGACGGCCTGGTCATCCCCGGCGGGGAGTCCACCGCCATCTCCAAGCTCGCGGTCGCGTTCGGCCTGCTCGGGCCGCTGCGGGAGCGGGTGCGCGACGGGCTGCCGGTGTACGGCTCGTGCGCCGGCATGATCATGCTCGCGGACAAGATCCTCGATCCGCGCTCGGGCCAGGAGACCGTCGGGGGCATCGACATGATCGTGCGGCGCAACGCCTTCGGCCGCCAGAACGAGTCGTTCGAGGCCGCCGTCGAGGTGGCCGGGGTGCCGGGTGGGCCCGTTCACGGCGTGTTCATCCGCGCCCCCTGGGTGGAGTCGATCGGGGCCGCCGCCGAGCCGGTCGCCGAGTACGGCGGCCACACCGTCGCGGTGCGGCAGGGAGCCCTGCTCGCGACCGCGTTCCACCCCGAGCTGACGGGGGACCACCGGGTGCACGCCCTGTTCGCCGACATGGTGCGCGCCGCCAGGTAG
- the pdxS gene encoding pyridoxal 5'-phosphate synthase lyase subunit PdxS — MSSTSSSAPQTPETGTARVKRGMAEQLKGGVIMDVVTPEQAKIAEDAGAVAVMALERVPADIRKDGGVARMSDPDMIDGIIEAVSIPVMAKSRIGHVVEAQVLQALGVDYIDESEVLTPADEVNHTDKWSFTTPFVCGATNLGEALRRIAEGAAMIRSKGEAGTGNVVEAVRHMRQIRGEIGRLRALDNHELYAAAKELRAPYELVREVAELGRLPVVLFSAGGVATPADAALMRQLGAEGVFVGSGIFKSGDPAKRAAAIVKATTFHDDPKVVADVSRGLGEAMVGINIDTTPGAERYAERGW; from the coding sequence GTGTCGAGCACGTCATCCAGCGCCCCCCAGACCCCGGAAACCGGTACCGCCCGCGTCAAGCGCGGCATGGCGGAGCAGCTCAAGGGCGGCGTGATCATGGACGTCGTCACGCCCGAGCAGGCGAAGATCGCGGAGGACGCGGGAGCGGTCGCCGTGATGGCGCTGGAGCGCGTCCCCGCGGACATCCGCAAGGACGGCGGCGTGGCCCGCATGTCCGACCCGGACATGATCGACGGCATCATCGAGGCCGTCTCGATCCCCGTGATGGCCAAGTCCCGCATCGGGCACGTCGTCGAGGCCCAGGTGCTCCAGGCGCTCGGCGTCGACTACATCGACGAGTCCGAGGTGCTGACCCCGGCCGACGAGGTCAACCACACCGACAAGTGGTCGTTCACCACCCCCTTCGTCTGCGGCGCGACCAACCTGGGCGAAGCGCTGCGCCGCATCGCCGAGGGCGCGGCCATGATCCGCTCCAAGGGCGAGGCCGGGACGGGCAACGTCGTCGAGGCCGTCCGCCACATGCGTCAGATCCGGGGCGAGATCGGCCGGCTGCGCGCCCTGGACAACCACGAGCTGTACGCCGCGGCCAAGGAGCTGCGCGCCCCCTACGAACTGGTCCGCGAGGTCGCCGAACTCGGCAGGCTGCCGGTCGTGCTGTTCTCCGCCGGCGGCGTGGCCACCCCGGCCGACGCGGCGCTGATGCGGCAGCTCGGCGCCGAGGGCGTCTTCGTCGGCTCCGGCATCTTCAAGTCGGGCGACCCGGCCAAGCGCGCCGCCGCCATCGTCAAGGCCACGACGTTCCACGACGACCCGAAGGTCGTGGCGGACGTCTCGCGCGGTCTCGGCGAGGCCATGGTCGGCATCAACATCGACACCACGCCGGGCGCCGAGCGCTACGCCGAGCGCGGCTGGTGA
- a CDS encoding LemA family protein → MTTVIWIAVALVLVGIYLSWTAGRLDRLHARIDAARAALDAQLLRRASVAQELATAGVFDPAASMVLHQAAHAARLAEDEHREVAESELSQALRVVLAEPAQVRALREAPGGSGTAEELLAAVRRVPMARRFHNDAVRAARAVRRHRTVRWFRLAGHAPFPLAFEMDDEPPAALTE, encoded by the coding sequence GTGACCACTGTCATCTGGATCGCCGTCGCCCTGGTGCTGGTCGGCATCTACCTCAGCTGGACAGCCGGCCGCCTCGACCGGCTGCACGCGCGCATCGACGCGGCCCGCGCGGCGCTGGACGCCCAGTTGCTGCGCCGCGCCTCCGTCGCGCAGGAACTGGCCACGGCGGGGGTGTTCGACCCGGCCGCCTCGATGGTGCTCCACCAGGCGGCGCACGCGGCGCGGCTCGCGGAGGACGAGCACCGCGAGGTCGCGGAGAGCGAGCTGAGCCAGGCGCTGCGGGTGGTGCTCGCCGAGCCCGCGCAGGTGCGCGCGCTGCGCGAGGCGCCCGGCGGGTCCGGCACGGCGGAGGAGCTGCTCGCCGCGGTGCGCCGCGTGCCCATGGCCAGGCGTTTCCACAACGACGCGGTGCGCGCGGCGCGGGCCGTGCGGCGGCACAGGACGGTGCGGTGGTTCCGGCTGGCCGGGCACGCGCCCTTCCCGCTCGCGTTCGAGATGGACGACGAGCCGCCCGCCGCGCTCACCGAATAG
- a CDS encoding glycosyltransferase family 4 protein has protein sequence MRIGIVCPYSWDVPGGVQFHVRDLAEHLLRLGHHVSVLAPAEDGTPLPPYVVPAGGAVSVPYNGSVARVNLGVMSVGRVRRWVKEGDFDVLHIHEPVVPSLGLLTCWAARGPIVATFHTSNSRSRAMSAAYPILQPALEKISARIAVSEYARRTLVEHLGGDAVVIPNGVDVRFFADAEPRAEWQDQTIGFIGRIDEPRKGLPVLMRALPGILAARPGARLLVAGRGDEKEAVAGLPRHMRDRVEFLGMVSDEDKARLLRSVDLYVAPNTGGESFGIILVEAMSAGAPVLASDLDAFAQVLGGGTAGELFPNEDADALARAAAGLLADPRRRADLRERGSEHVRKFDWATVGADVLAVYETVAAGAEAVAPDDRAGLLGRLGFARD, from the coding sequence ATGAGGATCGGCATCGTCTGCCCCTACTCGTGGGATGTGCCGGGCGGCGTGCAGTTCCACGTGCGCGATCTCGCCGAGCACCTGCTGCGGCTCGGCCACCACGTGTCGGTGCTCGCCCCCGCGGAGGACGGGACCCCGCTGCCGCCCTACGTGGTGCCGGCGGGGGGCGCCGTCTCGGTGCCGTACAACGGCTCCGTCGCCCGGGTCAACCTCGGCGTGATGTCGGTCGGCCGGGTCCGCAGGTGGGTCAAGGAGGGCGACTTCGACGTCCTGCACATCCACGAGCCGGTCGTTCCCTCCCTCGGGCTGCTGACCTGCTGGGCGGCGCGCGGCCCCATCGTCGCCACGTTCCACACCTCCAACTCCAGGTCCAGGGCCATGAGCGCGGCCTATCCGATCCTCCAGCCCGCGCTGGAGAAGATCAGCGCCAGGATCGCGGTGAGCGAGTACGCGCGCCGCACCCTCGTGGAGCACCTGGGCGGGGACGCGGTGGTGATCCCGAACGGGGTCGACGTGCGCTTCTTCGCGGACGCCGAGCCGAGAGCCGAGTGGCAGGACCAGACCATCGGCTTCATCGGGCGCATCGACGAGCCGCGCAAGGGGCTCCCGGTGCTGATGCGGGCCCTGCCCGGCATCCTCGCCGCCAGGCCGGGCGCGCGCCTGCTCGTGGCCGGCCGCGGGGACGAGAAGGAGGCCGTCGCCGGGCTGCCGCGGCACATGCGCGACCGGGTCGAGTTCCTCGGCATGGTCAGCGACGAGGACAAGGCCAGGCTGCTGCGCAGCGTCGACCTGTACGTGGCGCCCAACACCGGGGGCGAGAGCTTCGGCATCATCCTGGTCGAGGCCATGTCGGCGGGCGCCCCGGTGCTGGCGAGCGACCTGGACGCGTTCGCGCAGGTGCTCGGCGGCGGGACGGCGGGTGAGCTGTTCCCCAACGAGGACGCCGACGCGCTTGCGCGCGCCGCCGCGGGGCTGCTCGCCGACCCGCGGCGGCGTGCCGACCTGCGGGAACGCGGCAGCGAGCACGTGCGGAAGTTCGACTGGGCCACGGTCGGCGCCGATGTCCTCGCCGTCTACGAGACGGTCGCCGCGGGCGCGGAGGCCGTGGCGCCCGACGACCGGGCCGGGCTGCTCGGCCGGCTCGGCTTCGCCAGGGACTGA
- a CDS encoding phosphatidylinositol mannoside acyltransferase has product MNERLAGALYGAGWGAVKRLPEPAARALGRRTADVAWRRRGPGVRRLEANLARVVPEAGPEALRELSRAGMRSYLRYWMESFRLSTWSRQRIAASFAAQDIDRLTDGLASGRGVVIALPHTANWDLAGAWAGAALGVPLTTVAERLKPDSVFDRFVAHRESLGMEVLAHTGGTSFGRLARRLRDGGLVALVADRDLSASGVEVAFFGSATRMPAGPALLAQQTGALLLPVTLWYDETPVMKGRIHPPVPVPAGGTRAERTAVMTQAVADRFAAGIAAHPQDWHMLQRLWLDDLEPRPAGANGGGTA; this is encoded by the coding sequence ATGAACGAACGGCTCGCGGGCGCGCTGTACGGCGCCGGGTGGGGCGCGGTCAAACGGCTCCCCGAGCCGGCGGCGCGCGCGCTGGGACGGCGCACGGCCGATGTCGCGTGGCGCCGGCGCGGACCCGGCGTGCGCCGCCTTGAGGCGAACCTCGCGCGTGTGGTGCCCGAGGCGGGGCCCGAGGCGCTGCGCGAGCTGTCGCGGGCCGGGATGCGCAGCTACCTGCGGTACTGGATGGAGTCCTTCCGGCTCTCCACGTGGAGCAGGCAGCGCATCGCCGCGTCCTTCGCGGCCCAGGACATCGACCGGCTCACCGACGGCCTGGCCTCGGGCCGCGGCGTGGTCATCGCGCTGCCCCACACGGCGAACTGGGACCTCGCGGGCGCCTGGGCGGGCGCGGCGCTCGGCGTTCCGCTGACGACGGTCGCGGAACGGCTGAAACCCGACAGCGTCTTCGACCGTTTCGTCGCCCACCGCGAGTCGCTTGGCATGGAGGTGCTGGCCCACACGGGCGGCACCTCGTTCGGGCGCCTCGCCCGCAGGCTGCGCGACGGCGGGCTCGTGGCGCTGGTCGCCGACCGCGACCTGTCGGCGTCCGGGGTCGAGGTCGCGTTCTTCGGCTCGGCCACGCGCATGCCCGCCGGGCCCGCGCTGCTGGCCCAGCAGACAGGCGCCCTGCTGCTGCCCGTCACCCTGTGGTACGACGAGACCCCGGTGATGAAGGGGCGGATCCACCCGCCGGTGCCCGTGCCCGCCGGCGGCACGCGCGCGGAGCGCACGGCGGTCATGACGCAGGCCGTGGCGGACCGCTTCGCGGCCGGTATCGCCGCGCACCCGCAGGACTGGCACATGCTCCAGCGGCTGTGGCTCGACGACCTGGAGCCGCGGCCCGCTGGGGCGAACGGAGGCGGAACGGCATGA
- the pgsA gene encoding phosphatidylinositol phosphate synthase: protein MLNKYARAFFTRVLTPFAALLLRWRVSPDAVTLIGTAGVMAGALAFYPRGEFFWGTVVITLFVFSDLIDGNMARQLGTSSRWGAFLDSTLDRLADAAIFSGIALWYAGEGDNLALCSVTLFCLASGQVVSYTKARGESIGLPVKVNGLVERAERLVITLVCAGFAGWERTFGVPHIDILLPVALWVVAAGSAVTLAQRVVTVRRESAEADAAERGEARGSGPAS, encoded by the coding sequence ATGCTCAACAAGTACGCGCGTGCCTTTTTCACGCGTGTCCTCACGCCGTTCGCCGCCCTGCTGCTGAGATGGCGGGTCAGCCCGGACGCCGTGACACTCATCGGCACCGCCGGTGTGATGGCGGGAGCGCTGGCCTTCTACCCTCGGGGCGAGTTCTTCTGGGGCACCGTCGTGATCACGCTTTTCGTGTTCTCCGACCTCATCGACGGCAACATGGCCCGGCAGCTCGGGACGTCGAGCCGGTGGGGGGCGTTCCTCGACTCCACGCTCGACCGCCTCGCGGACGCGGCCATCTTCTCCGGCATCGCCCTGTGGTACGCGGGCGAGGGCGACAACCTGGCGCTGTGCTCCGTGACGCTGTTCTGCCTCGCCAGCGGGCAGGTCGTCTCCTACACCAAGGCCAGGGGCGAGAGCATCGGCCTGCCGGTGAAGGTCAACGGCCTCGTCGAACGCGCCGAGCGGCTCGTCATCACGCTGGTGTGCGCCGGCTTCGCCGGCTGGGAGCGGACCTTCGGCGTGCCGCACATCGACATCCTGCTGCCCGTGGCGCTGTGGGTGGTGGCCGCGGGCAGCGCCGTCACGCTCGCCCAGCGCGTGGTCACCGTGCGCCGGGAGTCCGCGGAGGCGGACGCGGCCGAGCGCGGGGAGGCGCGGGGCAGCGGGCCGGCCTCATGA
- a CDS encoding HIT family protein produces the protein MLAAMSSEPEHQIGVGTPDAFQRLWTPHRMAYIQGEGKPTGPGADDGCPFCSIPGKSDEDGLIIARGREVYAVLNLYPYNGGHLLVVPYRHVADYTELTGSETAELAELTKQAMIAIRRASGAHGFNIGMNQGTAAGAGIAPHLHQHVVPRWGGDANFMPVVGHTKVLPQLLADTRRMLADQWPA, from the coding sequence ATGCTGGCCGCCATGAGCAGCGAGCCGGAGCACCAGATCGGGGTCGGGACGCCGGACGCGTTCCAGCGCCTGTGGACGCCCCACCGGATGGCGTACATCCAGGGGGAGGGCAAACCGACGGGGCCCGGCGCCGACGACGGCTGCCCGTTCTGCTCCATCCCCGGCAAGAGCGACGAGGACGGGCTGATCATCGCGCGGGGCCGCGAGGTCTACGCGGTCCTCAACCTGTACCCGTACAACGGCGGCCACCTGCTCGTGGTCCCCTACCGGCACGTCGCCGACTACACCGAGCTGACGGGGTCGGAGACCGCGGAGCTCGCGGAGCTGACCAAACAGGCCATGATCGCCATCCGCCGCGCCTCCGGGGCCCACGGGTTCAACATCGGCATGAACCAGGGCACGGCGGCGGGCGCGGGTATCGCGCCCCACCTGCACCAGCACGTCGTGCCCCGGTGGGGCGGCGACGCCAACTTCATGCCGGTCGTCGGCCACACCAAGGTGCTGCCCCAACTCCTCGCCGACACCCGGCGCATGCTCGCCGACCAGTGGCCCGCCTGA